One Microcebus murinus isolate Inina chromosome 22, M.murinus_Inina_mat1.0, whole genome shotgun sequence DNA segment encodes these proteins:
- the ZNF268 gene encoding zinc finger protein 268 isoform X2, with translation MESMLLGGRQIAIKTLDKVERCLKVPPLQEEDSSCDRIRKFQVQESILGQGTPDHRPLPGTSQQSHWTEQILEWLFISQEQLKSTKSRGPLSFMDVFVDFTLEEWRLLDPAQKHLYRSVMLENYSNLVSLGYQHTKPNIIFKLERGEELWMVHAQIPSQGHPDKVWEIDDHIKWHAENQGNLGSIAKSCECIAFGKLCFLGTNYVSSKQKPHTCGIHGKSLKYDTDFTSNYAGKNPNTFHVHRESFLHSKHEQTVIGIKYCESNESEKAVNKKSQLTCQKTYMGEKPFECSYCEKAFNSESHLTVHQQTHAEKKPYRCNECGKDFSSKSYLMVHQRIHTGEKLHECSECGKTFSFNSQLVIHQRIHTGKNPYQCCECGKFFSRKDQLVSHRRIHSGHKPYGCNECGKTFGLKSQLIIHERIHTGEKPYECSECQKAFNTKSNLMVHQRTHTGEKPYGCSECGKAFTFKSQLIVHQGTHTGVKPYGCIQCGKAFSLNSQLIVHQRSHTGMKPYVCNECDKAFRSKSYLIIHMRTHTGEKLHECNDCGKAFSFKSQLIIHQRIHTGESPYKCHECGKTFSRKYQLISHQRTHAGEKPYECSDCGKGFGLKSQLITHQRTHTGEKPFECSDCQKAFNTKSNLIVHQRTHTGEKPYGCSECGKAFTFKSQLIVHQGVHTGVKPYGCNQCEKAFSLKSQLIVHQRSHTGVKPYGCSECGKAFRSKSYLIIHIRTHTGEKPHECSECGKSFSFNSQLIVHQRIHTGENPYECSECGKAFNRKDQLISHQRTHAGEKPYRCSECGKAFSSKSYLIIHMRTHSGEKPYECNECGKTFIWKSLLIVHERTHAGENLYKCGQCEKSFSGKLRLVVHQRMHTRDKPYECSECGKAFIRKSQLIVHQRTHSGEKPYGCNECGKTFSQKSILSAHQRTHTGEKPCKCPDCGKAFCWKSQLIMHQRTHVDDEHVELNV, from the exons GGACCATTGTCATTCATGGATGTGTTTGTGGATTTTACCCTGGAGGAGTGGCGGCTGCTGGACCCAGCTCAGAAGCACCTGTACAGGAGtgtgatgctggagaactacAGCAACCTGGTGTCCCTGG GGTATCAACACACCAAACCCAATATTATCTTCAAGTTGGAACGAGGAGAAGAGCTGTGGATGGTGCATGCTCAAATCCCAAGTCAGGGCCATCCAG ataAAGTCTGGGAAATTGATGATCACATCAAATGGCATGCAGAAAACCAAGGCAATCTGGGAAGTATAGCAAAAAGCTGTGAATGCATTGCATTTGGAAAACTATGTTTTCTTGGTACAAATTATGTTTCCTCAAAGCAGAAACCTCATACATGTGGCATACATGGAAAGAGTTTGAAATATGATACAGATTTTACTAGTAATTATGCTGGAAAGAATCCTAATACATTTCATGTACATCGGGAATCATTCCTCCATTCCAAACATGAGCAAACTGTTATTGGAATAAAATACTGTGAAAGTAATGAATCTGAAAAAGCTGTCAATAAGAAGTCACAACTTACGTGCCAAAAAACATATATGGGAGAAAAACCTTTTGAATGTAGCTACTGTGAGAAAGCCTTCAACAGTGAGTCACATCTTACAGTGCATCAGCAAACTCATGCAGAAAAGAAACCCTATCGatgcaatgaatgtgggaaagaCTTCAGCAGTAAATCTTACCTCATGgtacatcagagaattcatacaggagagaaacttcatgaatgcagtgaatgtgggaaaacaTTCAGTTTCAATTCACAACTCGTtatacatcagagaattcacacaggtAAAAATCCCTATCAGTGCTGTGAATGTGGGAAATTCTTCAGTAGGAAAGACCAGCTTGTTTCACACCGGAGAATTCATTCAGGACATAAACCCTATGgttgtaatgaatgtggcaaaactTTTGGTTTGAAATCGCAGCTCATTATACatgaaagaattcatacaggagagaaaccatatgaatGCAGTGAATGTCAGAAAGCCTTTAATACAAAGTCAAACCTTATGGTACACCAGAGAACCCATACGGGGGAAAAACCCTATGGTTGCagtgaatgtggcaaagcattcaCGTTCAAATCACAACTTATTGTACATCAGGGCACTCACACAGGAGTAAAGCCCTATGGGTGCATTCAGTGTGGGAAGGCATTCAGTTTGAATTCACAGCTCATTGTACATCAGAGAAGTCACACAGGAATGAAACCTTATGTATGCAacgaatgtgacaaagccttccGAAGCAAGTCATACCTCATTATACATATGAGGACACACACCGGAGAGAAACTCCATGAATGCAATGattgtgggaaagccttcagtttTAAATCACAACTGATTATACATCAGAGGATTCACACAGGAGAGAGCCCATATAAATGCCATGAATGTGGGAAAACTTTCAGTCGGAAATATCAGCTCATTTCACACCAGAGAACTCATGcaggagagaagccctatgaGTGCAGTGACTGTGGAAAAGGTTTTGGTTTAAAGTCACAGCTTATTACACACCAGAGaactcatacaggagagaaaccctttGAATGTAGTGACTGTCAGAAAGCCTTTAATACAAAATCAAACCTTATTGTACATCAGCGaactcatacaggagagaaaccatatggttgtagtgaatgtggaaaagcctttacatTCAAGTCACAGCTCATTGTACATCAGGGCGTTCACACTGGAGTAAAACCTTATGGATGCAATCAGTGTGAAAAAGCCTTTAGTTTGAAGTCACAGCTGATTGTCCACCAGAGAAGTCATACAGGAGTAAAACCATATGGGTGCAGTGAGTGTGGGAAGGCCTTCAGGAGCAAATCATACCTTATTATACATATAAGaactcatacaggagagaaaccacatgaatgcagtgaatgtggaaaatcctttagTTTCAATTCACAACTCATtgtacatcagagaattcacacaggtGAAAATCCCTATGAGTGCAGTGAGTGTGGGAAAGCTTTTAACAGGAAAGACCAGCTTATTTCACATCAGCGAACTCATGCTGGGGAAAAGCCTTACAggtgcagtgaatgtgggaaagcctttagcaGCAAGTCATACCTCATAATACACATGAGAACCCATtcaggagaaaaaccatatgaatgtaatgaatgtgggaaaaccttcATTTGGAAGTCACTACTCATTGTACATGAGCGAACTCATGCAGGGGAAAATCTTTATAAATGTGGTCAGTGTGAGAAATCCTTCAGTGGGAAATTACGGCTCGTTGTACACCAGAGAATGCATACAAGGGACAAACCCTATGAatgcagtgaatgtggaaaagccttcattAGGAAATCTCAGCTCATTGTACACCAGAGAACTCAttcaggagagaaaccctatggatgtaatgaatgtggaaaaacctTCTCTCAGAAATCAATTCTCAGTGCACATCAGAGGAcacatacaggagagaaaccttgtAAATGTCCAGATTGTGGGAAAGCCTTTTGTTGGAAGTCACAGCTCATTATGCATCAGAGAACTCATGTAGATGATGAGCATGTTGAGTTAAATGTGTGA
- the ZNF268 gene encoding zinc finger protein 268 isoform X4, giving the protein MAARVRTASVWEEDSSCDRIRKFQVQESILGQGTPDHRPLPGTSQQSHWTEQILEWLFISQEQLKSTKSRGPLSFMDVFVDFTLEEWRLLDPAQKHLYRSVMLENYSNLVSLGYQHTKPNIIFKLERGEELWMVHAQIPSQGHPDKVWEIDDHIKWHAENQGNLGSIAKSCECIAFGKLCFLGTNYVSSKQKPHTCGIHGKSLKYDTDFTSNYAGKNPNTFHVHRESFLHSKHEQTVIGIKYCESNESEKAVNKKSQLTCQKTYMGEKPFECSYCEKAFNSESHLTVHQQTHAEKKPYRCNECGKDFSSKSYLMVHQRIHTGEKLHECSECGKTFSFNSQLVIHQRIHTGKNPYQCCECGKFFSRKDQLVSHRRIHSGHKPYGCNECGKTFGLKSQLIIHERIHTGEKPYECSECQKAFNTKSNLMVHQRTHTGEKPYGCSECGKAFTFKSQLIVHQGTHTGVKPYGCIQCGKAFSLNSQLIVHQRSHTGMKPYVCNECDKAFRSKSYLIIHMRTHTGEKLHECNDCGKAFSFKSQLIIHQRIHTGESPYKCHECGKTFSRKYQLISHQRTHAGEKPYECSDCGKGFGLKSQLITHQRTHTGEKPFECSDCQKAFNTKSNLIVHQRTHTGEKPYGCSECGKAFTFKSQLIVHQGVHTGVKPYGCNQCEKAFSLKSQLIVHQRSHTGVKPYGCSECGKAFRSKSYLIIHIRTHTGEKPHECSECGKSFSFNSQLIVHQRIHTGENPYECSECGKAFNRKDQLISHQRTHAGEKPYRCSECGKAFSSKSYLIIHMRTHSGEKPYECNECGKTFIWKSLLIVHERTHAGENLYKCGQCEKSFSGKLRLVVHQRMHTRDKPYECSECGKAFIRKSQLIVHQRTHSGEKPYGCNECGKTFSQKSILSAHQRTHTGEKPCKCPDCGKAFCWKSQLIMHQRTHVDDEHVELNV; this is encoded by the exons GGACCATTGTCATTCATGGATGTGTTTGTGGATTTTACCCTGGAGGAGTGGCGGCTGCTGGACCCAGCTCAGAAGCACCTGTACAGGAGtgtgatgctggagaactacAGCAACCTGGTGTCCCTGG GGTATCAACACACCAAACCCAATATTATCTTCAAGTTGGAACGAGGAGAAGAGCTGTGGATGGTGCATGCTCAAATCCCAAGTCAGGGCCATCCAG ataAAGTCTGGGAAATTGATGATCACATCAAATGGCATGCAGAAAACCAAGGCAATCTGGGAAGTATAGCAAAAAGCTGTGAATGCATTGCATTTGGAAAACTATGTTTTCTTGGTACAAATTATGTTTCCTCAAAGCAGAAACCTCATACATGTGGCATACATGGAAAGAGTTTGAAATATGATACAGATTTTACTAGTAATTATGCTGGAAAGAATCCTAATACATTTCATGTACATCGGGAATCATTCCTCCATTCCAAACATGAGCAAACTGTTATTGGAATAAAATACTGTGAAAGTAATGAATCTGAAAAAGCTGTCAATAAGAAGTCACAACTTACGTGCCAAAAAACATATATGGGAGAAAAACCTTTTGAATGTAGCTACTGTGAGAAAGCCTTCAACAGTGAGTCACATCTTACAGTGCATCAGCAAACTCATGCAGAAAAGAAACCCTATCGatgcaatgaatgtgggaaagaCTTCAGCAGTAAATCTTACCTCATGgtacatcagagaattcatacaggagagaaacttcatgaatgcagtgaatgtgggaaaacaTTCAGTTTCAATTCACAACTCGTtatacatcagagaattcacacaggtAAAAATCCCTATCAGTGCTGTGAATGTGGGAAATTCTTCAGTAGGAAAGACCAGCTTGTTTCACACCGGAGAATTCATTCAGGACATAAACCCTATGgttgtaatgaatgtggcaaaactTTTGGTTTGAAATCGCAGCTCATTATACatgaaagaattcatacaggagagaaaccatatgaatGCAGTGAATGTCAGAAAGCCTTTAATACAAAGTCAAACCTTATGGTACACCAGAGAACCCATACGGGGGAAAAACCCTATGGTTGCagtgaatgtggcaaagcattcaCGTTCAAATCACAACTTATTGTACATCAGGGCACTCACACAGGAGTAAAGCCCTATGGGTGCATTCAGTGTGGGAAGGCATTCAGTTTGAATTCACAGCTCATTGTACATCAGAGAAGTCACACAGGAATGAAACCTTATGTATGCAacgaatgtgacaaagccttccGAAGCAAGTCATACCTCATTATACATATGAGGACACACACCGGAGAGAAACTCCATGAATGCAATGattgtgggaaagccttcagtttTAAATCACAACTGATTATACATCAGAGGATTCACACAGGAGAGAGCCCATATAAATGCCATGAATGTGGGAAAACTTTCAGTCGGAAATATCAGCTCATTTCACACCAGAGAACTCATGcaggagagaagccctatgaGTGCAGTGACTGTGGAAAAGGTTTTGGTTTAAAGTCACAGCTTATTACACACCAGAGaactcatacaggagagaaaccctttGAATGTAGTGACTGTCAGAAAGCCTTTAATACAAAATCAAACCTTATTGTACATCAGCGaactcatacaggagagaaaccatatggttgtagtgaatgtggaaaagcctttacatTCAAGTCACAGCTCATTGTACATCAGGGCGTTCACACTGGAGTAAAACCTTATGGATGCAATCAGTGTGAAAAAGCCTTTAGTTTGAAGTCACAGCTGATTGTCCACCAGAGAAGTCATACAGGAGTAAAACCATATGGGTGCAGTGAGTGTGGGAAGGCCTTCAGGAGCAAATCATACCTTATTATACATATAAGaactcatacaggagagaaaccacatgaatgcagtgaatgtggaaaatcctttagTTTCAATTCACAACTCATtgtacatcagagaattcacacaggtGAAAATCCCTATGAGTGCAGTGAGTGTGGGAAAGCTTTTAACAGGAAAGACCAGCTTATTTCACATCAGCGAACTCATGCTGGGGAAAAGCCTTACAggtgcagtgaatgtgggaaagcctttagcaGCAAGTCATACCTCATAATACACATGAGAACCCATtcaggagaaaaaccatatgaatgtaatgaatgtgggaaaaccttcATTTGGAAGTCACTACTCATTGTACATGAGCGAACTCATGCAGGGGAAAATCTTTATAAATGTGGTCAGTGTGAGAAATCCTTCAGTGGGAAATTACGGCTCGTTGTACACCAGAGAATGCATACAAGGGACAAACCCTATGAatgcagtgaatgtggaaaagccttcattAGGAAATCTCAGCTCATTGTACACCAGAGAACTCAttcaggagagaaaccctatggatgtaatgaatgtggaaaaacctTCTCTCAGAAATCAATTCTCAGTGCACATCAGAGGAcacatacaggagagaaaccttgtAAATGTCCAGATTGTGGGAAAGCCTTTTGTTGGAAGTCACAGCTCATTATGCATCAGAGAACTCATGTAGATGATGAGCATGTTGAGTTAAATGTGTGA
- the ZNF268 gene encoding zinc finger protein 268 isoform X3, whose translation MAARVRTASVWVPPLQEEDSSCDRIRKFQVQESILGQGTPDHRPLPGTSQQSHWTEQILEWLFISQEQLKSTKSRGPLSFMDVFVDFTLEEWRLLDPAQKHLYRSVMLENYSNLVSLGYQHTKPNIIFKLERGEELWMVHAQIPSQGHPDKVWEIDDHIKWHAENQGNLGSIAKSCECIAFGKLCFLGTNYVSSKQKPHTCGIHGKSLKYDTDFTSNYAGKNPNTFHVHRESFLHSKHEQTVIGIKYCESNESEKAVNKKSQLTCQKTYMGEKPFECSYCEKAFNSESHLTVHQQTHAEKKPYRCNECGKDFSSKSYLMVHQRIHTGEKLHECSECGKTFSFNSQLVIHQRIHTGKNPYQCCECGKFFSRKDQLVSHRRIHSGHKPYGCNECGKTFGLKSQLIIHERIHTGEKPYECSECQKAFNTKSNLMVHQRTHTGEKPYGCSECGKAFTFKSQLIVHQGTHTGVKPYGCIQCGKAFSLNSQLIVHQRSHTGMKPYVCNECDKAFRSKSYLIIHMRTHTGEKLHECNDCGKAFSFKSQLIIHQRIHTGESPYKCHECGKTFSRKYQLISHQRTHAGEKPYECSDCGKGFGLKSQLITHQRTHTGEKPFECSDCQKAFNTKSNLIVHQRTHTGEKPYGCSECGKAFTFKSQLIVHQGVHTGVKPYGCNQCEKAFSLKSQLIVHQRSHTGVKPYGCSECGKAFRSKSYLIIHIRTHTGEKPHECSECGKSFSFNSQLIVHQRIHTGENPYECSECGKAFNRKDQLISHQRTHAGEKPYRCSECGKAFSSKSYLIIHMRTHSGEKPYECNECGKTFIWKSLLIVHERTHAGENLYKCGQCEKSFSGKLRLVVHQRMHTRDKPYECSECGKAFIRKSQLIVHQRTHSGEKPYGCNECGKTFSQKSILSAHQRTHTGEKPCKCPDCGKAFCWKSQLIMHQRTHVDDEHVELNV comes from the exons GGACCATTGTCATTCATGGATGTGTTTGTGGATTTTACCCTGGAGGAGTGGCGGCTGCTGGACCCAGCTCAGAAGCACCTGTACAGGAGtgtgatgctggagaactacAGCAACCTGGTGTCCCTGG GGTATCAACACACCAAACCCAATATTATCTTCAAGTTGGAACGAGGAGAAGAGCTGTGGATGGTGCATGCTCAAATCCCAAGTCAGGGCCATCCAG ataAAGTCTGGGAAATTGATGATCACATCAAATGGCATGCAGAAAACCAAGGCAATCTGGGAAGTATAGCAAAAAGCTGTGAATGCATTGCATTTGGAAAACTATGTTTTCTTGGTACAAATTATGTTTCCTCAAAGCAGAAACCTCATACATGTGGCATACATGGAAAGAGTTTGAAATATGATACAGATTTTACTAGTAATTATGCTGGAAAGAATCCTAATACATTTCATGTACATCGGGAATCATTCCTCCATTCCAAACATGAGCAAACTGTTATTGGAATAAAATACTGTGAAAGTAATGAATCTGAAAAAGCTGTCAATAAGAAGTCACAACTTACGTGCCAAAAAACATATATGGGAGAAAAACCTTTTGAATGTAGCTACTGTGAGAAAGCCTTCAACAGTGAGTCACATCTTACAGTGCATCAGCAAACTCATGCAGAAAAGAAACCCTATCGatgcaatgaatgtgggaaagaCTTCAGCAGTAAATCTTACCTCATGgtacatcagagaattcatacaggagagaaacttcatgaatgcagtgaatgtgggaaaacaTTCAGTTTCAATTCACAACTCGTtatacatcagagaattcacacaggtAAAAATCCCTATCAGTGCTGTGAATGTGGGAAATTCTTCAGTAGGAAAGACCAGCTTGTTTCACACCGGAGAATTCATTCAGGACATAAACCCTATGgttgtaatgaatgtggcaaaactTTTGGTTTGAAATCGCAGCTCATTATACatgaaagaattcatacaggagagaaaccatatgaatGCAGTGAATGTCAGAAAGCCTTTAATACAAAGTCAAACCTTATGGTACACCAGAGAACCCATACGGGGGAAAAACCCTATGGTTGCagtgaatgtggcaaagcattcaCGTTCAAATCACAACTTATTGTACATCAGGGCACTCACACAGGAGTAAAGCCCTATGGGTGCATTCAGTGTGGGAAGGCATTCAGTTTGAATTCACAGCTCATTGTACATCAGAGAAGTCACACAGGAATGAAACCTTATGTATGCAacgaatgtgacaaagccttccGAAGCAAGTCATACCTCATTATACATATGAGGACACACACCGGAGAGAAACTCCATGAATGCAATGattgtgggaaagccttcagtttTAAATCACAACTGATTATACATCAGAGGATTCACACAGGAGAGAGCCCATATAAATGCCATGAATGTGGGAAAACTTTCAGTCGGAAATATCAGCTCATTTCACACCAGAGAACTCATGcaggagagaagccctatgaGTGCAGTGACTGTGGAAAAGGTTTTGGTTTAAAGTCACAGCTTATTACACACCAGAGaactcatacaggagagaaaccctttGAATGTAGTGACTGTCAGAAAGCCTTTAATACAAAATCAAACCTTATTGTACATCAGCGaactcatacaggagagaaaccatatggttgtagtgaatgtggaaaagcctttacatTCAAGTCACAGCTCATTGTACATCAGGGCGTTCACACTGGAGTAAAACCTTATGGATGCAATCAGTGTGAAAAAGCCTTTAGTTTGAAGTCACAGCTGATTGTCCACCAGAGAAGTCATACAGGAGTAAAACCATATGGGTGCAGTGAGTGTGGGAAGGCCTTCAGGAGCAAATCATACCTTATTATACATATAAGaactcatacaggagagaaaccacatgaatgcagtgaatgtggaaaatcctttagTTTCAATTCACAACTCATtgtacatcagagaattcacacaggtGAAAATCCCTATGAGTGCAGTGAGTGTGGGAAAGCTTTTAACAGGAAAGACCAGCTTATTTCACATCAGCGAACTCATGCTGGGGAAAAGCCTTACAggtgcagtgaatgtgggaaagcctttagcaGCAAGTCATACCTCATAATACACATGAGAACCCATtcaggagaaaaaccatatgaatgtaatgaatgtgggaaaaccttcATTTGGAAGTCACTACTCATTGTACATGAGCGAACTCATGCAGGGGAAAATCTTTATAAATGTGGTCAGTGTGAGAAATCCTTCAGTGGGAAATTACGGCTCGTTGTACACCAGAGAATGCATACAAGGGACAAACCCTATGAatgcagtgaatgtggaaaagccttcattAGGAAATCTCAGCTCATTGTACACCAGAGAACTCAttcaggagagaaaccctatggatgtaatgaatgtggaaaaacctTCTCTCAGAAATCAATTCTCAGTGCACATCAGAGGAcacatacaggagagaaaccttgtAAATGTCCAGATTGTGGGAAAGCCTTTTGTTGGAAGTCACAGCTCATTATGCATCAGAGAACTCATGTAGATGATGAGCATGTTGAGTTAAATGTGTGA